In Phacochoerus africanus isolate WHEZ1 chromosome 14, ROS_Pafr_v1, whole genome shotgun sequence, one genomic interval encodes:
- the MYO19 gene encoding unconventional myosin-XIX isoform X1 gives MRQQVNGHGSGSDAHSGGESLREELQEFLGGEALLHQLDDLTQVNPVTLETVLRCLQARYSADMFYTNAGCTLVALNPFKPVPQLYSTELMQEYHAAPQPQKLKPHIFTVGEQTYRNVKSLMEPVNQSIVVSGESGAGKTWTSRCLMKFYAVVAASPTSWESHKIAERIEQRILNSNPVMEAFGNAGTLRNNNSSRFGKFIQLQLNRTQQMTGAAVQTYLLEKTRVACQASSERNFHIFYQICKGASADERLQWHLPEGATFSWLPNPERTLEEDCFEVTREAMLHLGIDAPTQNNIFQALAGLLHLGNIQVADSRDEAQPCQLMDNAKCSARTSASLLQLPEDLLLETLQIRTIRAGRQQQVFQKPCSRAECDTRRDCLAKLVYARLFDWLVSVINSSICADPDSWTTFIGLLDVYGFESFPNNSLEQLCINYANEKLQQHFVAHYLRAQQEEYAAEGLQWSFVNYQDNQTCLDLIEGSPISICSLMNEECRLNRPSSAAQLQTRIESALAGSPCLGHDKLSQEPSFIVVHYAGPVRYHTAGLVEKNKDPVPPELTRLLQQSQDPLLKVLFPPDPEEKSQEEPSGQSRTPVLTVVSKFKASLEQLLQVLHSTTPHYIRCIKPNSQGQAQMFHPEEVLSQLEACGLVETIHISAAGFPVRVSHRNFVERYELLRRLRPGTAPSQSADEGHSERSPRTEQATLQALFQDILHTLPALAQAAATPGDRAEATPAPVHCGRTKVFMTDSTLELLERGRAQVLEQCARCIQGGWRRHQRRKQERQRQAAVLIQAAIRSWLTRKHIQRLHAAATVIKRAWQKWRIRMAFLASKELDGVEEKHSSQAPCSPSSLSLPQAQSRLPGGATRLWPLGLVLANAAVGVRGFQRKLVVFACLQLPVGTPSSYTIQTAQDQAGVMSIRALPQGSIRFRCRKSPLRYADICPQPSPDSVTGFNQILLERHKLGHV, from the exons ATGCGCCAGCAG GTTAATGGCCACGGTTCAGGCTCTGATGCCCACAGTGGCGGAGAGTCCCTCAGAGAAGAGCTGCAGGAATTCCTGGGCGGGGAGGCCCTGCTGCACCAGCTGGATGACCTCACCCAGGTGAATCCTGTCACACTAGAGACAG TCCTGAGGTGTCTGCAGGCCCGGTACTCAGCAGACATGTTCTACACCAACGCTGGCTGCACCCTGGTGGCTCTGAACCCCTTCAAGCCGGTCCCTCAGCTCTACTCCACGGAGCTGATGCAAGAGTACCACGCTGCTCCTCAGCCCCAG AAACTGAAGCCCCACATCTTCACTGTGGGTGAACAGACCTACAGGAATGTCAAGAGCCTGATGGAGCCAGTGAACCAGTCTATTGTTGTCAGTGGAGAGAGTGGTGCCGGAAAG ACGTGGACATCCCGCTGCCTGATGAAGTTCTACGCTGTGGTGGCCGCCTCACCCACATCCTGGGAGAGCCACAAGATCGCAGAGAGGATCGAGCAGCGCATCTTGAACTCCAACCCCGTCATGGAAGCTTTTG GGAACGCGGGCACACTGAGGAATAACAACAGCAGCCGCTTTGGGAAGTTCATCCAGCTCCAGCTGAACAG AACCCAGCAGATGACCGGAGCTGCAGTTCAGACCTACCTCCTAGAGAAAACTCGAGTGGCCTGCCAGGCCTCCAGCGagaggaacttccacatcttcTATCAG ATCTGCAAAGGAGCCAGTGCAGACGAGAGGCTCCAATGGCACCTCCCCGAAGGAGCCACCTTCTCCTGGCTGCCCAACCCAGAGAGGACCTTGGAAG AAGATTGTTTCGAGGTGACCAGGGAGGCCATGCTTCATTTGGGCATCGATGCCCCCACCCAGAACAACATCTTTCAG GCCCTAGCTGGACTCCTGCACCTCGGCAACATCCAGGTCGCTGACTCCAGGGACGAAGCCCAGCCCTGCCAGCTGATGGACAATGCTAAGT GCTCTGCCAGGACATCTGCCTCGCTGCTGCAGCTTCCAGAAGACCTTCTACTAGAGACACTGCAGATTCGAACCATcagggcaggcaggcagcagcagGTGTTCCAGAAGCCCTGCTCCCGGGCTGAGTGTGACACCCGCAGAGACTGTCTGGCCAAACTGGTCTATGCACG GCTGTTTGACTGGCTGGTGTCGGTGATCAACAGCAGCATCTGTGCAGACCCCGACTCCTGGACCACTTTCATAG GCTTGCTGGATGTGTACGGGTTTGAGTCGTTTCCCAACAACAGTCTGGAACAATTGTGTATCAACTACGCCAACGAGAAGCTGCAGCAGCACTTCGTGGCTCACTACCTCAGGGCTCAGCAG GAGGAGTATGCGGCTGAGGGCCTGCAGTGGTCATTCGTCAACTACCAGGACAACCAGACCTGTTTGGATCTCATTGAGGGGAGCCCCATCAGCATCTGCTCCCTCATGAACGAG GAATGCCGCCTCAATCGGCCAAGCAGCGCAGCCCAGCTCCAGACACGCATCGAGAGCGCCCTGGCGGGCAGCCCCTGCCTGGGCCACGACAAGCTCAGCCAGGAGCCCAGCTTCATTGTGGTGCATTACGCAGGGCCTGTGCGGTACCACACCGCGGGCCTGGTGGAGAAGAACAAG GACCCCGTTCCCCCGGAGCTGACCAGGCTCCTGCAGCAATCCCAGGACCCCCTGCTCAAGGTGCTGTTTCCTCCTGACCCCGAAGAGAAGTCCCAGGAGGAGCCCTCTGGCCAGAGCAGGACCCCGGTGTTGACCGTGGTGTCCAAGTTCAAG GCCTCCCTGGAGCAGCTTCTGCAGGTCCTGCATAGCACCACGCCCCACTACATCCGCTGTATCAAGCCCAACAGCCAGGGCCAGGCACAGATGTTCCACCCGGAGGAG GTCCTGAGCCAGCTGGAGGCCTGCGGCCTCGTGGAGACCATCCACATCAGCGCTGCTGGCTTCCCCGTCCG GGTCTCTCACCGGAACTTCGTGGAGCGGTATGAGTTACTGAGGCGGCTCCGTCCTGGCACAGCCCCCAGCCAGTCTGCAGATGAAGGGCACTCAG AACGGTCTCCGCGCACTGAGCAGGCCACGCTGCAAGCCCTCTTCCAGGACATCCTCCACACTCTGCCAGCCCTGGCTCAGGCAGCGGCCACACCAGGTGACCGAGCCGAGGCCACGCCTGCCCCGGTGCACTGCGGCAGGACCAAGGTGTTCATGACCGACTCCACG CTGGAGCTTCTGGAACGCGGGCGTGCCCAGGTGCTGGAGCAGTGCGCCCGCTGCATCCAGGGCGGCTGGAGGCGACACCAGCGCCGCAAgcaggagagacagaggcaggctGCTGTGCTCATCCAGGCAG CCATCCGTTCCTGGTTGACTCGGAAGCACATCCAGAGGCTGCACGCAGCTGCCACAGTCATCAAGCGCGCGTGGCAGAAGTGGAGG ATCAGAATGGCCTTCCTTGCTTCTAAAGAACTGGATGGTGTGGAAGAAAAACACTCATCTCAAGCTCCCTGTTCCCCGAGTTCCCTCTCACTgccccaggcacagagcaggcTCCCAGGAGGAGCAACTCGACTCTGGCCCCTGGGCCTGGTCCTGGCCAACGCGGCTGTGGGAGTCCGTGGCTTTCAGAGGAAACTGGTGGTCTTCGCCTGCCTCCAGCTCCCCGTGGGCACCCCCAGCAGCTATACCATCCAGACAGCACAAGACCAAGCCGGGGTCATGTCCATCCGGGCACTGCCTCAG GGCTCAATAAGATTTCGCTGCAGAAAGTCTCCACTGCGCTACGCTGACATCTGCCCCCAGCCTTCACCTGACAGTGTCACTGGCTTTAATCAGATCCTGCTGGAAAGACACAAGCTGGGCCACGTGTGA
- the MYO19 gene encoding unconventional myosin-XIX isoform X2, with translation MRQQVNGHGSGSDAHSGGESLREELQEFLGGEALLHQLDDLTQVNPVTLETVLRCLQARYSADMFYTNAGCTLVALNPFKPVPQLYSTELMQEYHAAPQPQKLKPHIFTVGEQTYRNVKSLMEPVNQSIVVSGESGAGKTWTSRCLMKFYAVVAASPTSWESHKIAERIEQRILNSNPVMEAFGNAGTLRNNNSSRFGKFIQLQLNRTQQMTGAAVQTYLLEKTRVACQASSERNFHIFYQICKGASADERLQWHLPEGATFSWLPNPERTLEDCFEVTREAMLHLGIDAPTQNNIFQALAGLLHLGNIQVADSRDEAQPCQLMDNAKCSARTSASLLQLPEDLLLETLQIRTIRAGRQQQVFQKPCSRAECDTRRDCLAKLVYARLFDWLVSVINSSICADPDSWTTFIGLLDVYGFESFPNNSLEQLCINYANEKLQQHFVAHYLRAQQEEYAAEGLQWSFVNYQDNQTCLDLIEGSPISICSLMNEECRLNRPSSAAQLQTRIESALAGSPCLGHDKLSQEPSFIVVHYAGPVRYHTAGLVEKNKDPVPPELTRLLQQSQDPLLKVLFPPDPEEKSQEEPSGQSRTPVLTVVSKFKASLEQLLQVLHSTTPHYIRCIKPNSQGQAQMFHPEEVLSQLEACGLVETIHISAAGFPVRVSHRNFVERYELLRRLRPGTAPSQSADEGHSERSPRTEQATLQALFQDILHTLPALAQAAATPGDRAEATPAPVHCGRTKVFMTDSTLELLERGRAQVLEQCARCIQGGWRRHQRRKQERQRQAAVLIQAAIRSWLTRKHIQRLHAAATVIKRAWQKWRIRMAFLASKELDGVEEKHSSQAPCSPSSLSLPQAQSRLPGGATRLWPLGLVLANAAVGVRGFQRKLVVFACLQLPVGTPSSYTIQTAQDQAGVMSIRALPQGSIRFRCRKSPLRYADICPQPSPDSVTGFNQILLERHKLGHV, from the exons ATGCGCCAGCAG GTTAATGGCCACGGTTCAGGCTCTGATGCCCACAGTGGCGGAGAGTCCCTCAGAGAAGAGCTGCAGGAATTCCTGGGCGGGGAGGCCCTGCTGCACCAGCTGGATGACCTCACCCAGGTGAATCCTGTCACACTAGAGACAG TCCTGAGGTGTCTGCAGGCCCGGTACTCAGCAGACATGTTCTACACCAACGCTGGCTGCACCCTGGTGGCTCTGAACCCCTTCAAGCCGGTCCCTCAGCTCTACTCCACGGAGCTGATGCAAGAGTACCACGCTGCTCCTCAGCCCCAG AAACTGAAGCCCCACATCTTCACTGTGGGTGAACAGACCTACAGGAATGTCAAGAGCCTGATGGAGCCAGTGAACCAGTCTATTGTTGTCAGTGGAGAGAGTGGTGCCGGAAAG ACGTGGACATCCCGCTGCCTGATGAAGTTCTACGCTGTGGTGGCCGCCTCACCCACATCCTGGGAGAGCCACAAGATCGCAGAGAGGATCGAGCAGCGCATCTTGAACTCCAACCCCGTCATGGAAGCTTTTG GGAACGCGGGCACACTGAGGAATAACAACAGCAGCCGCTTTGGGAAGTTCATCCAGCTCCAGCTGAACAG AACCCAGCAGATGACCGGAGCTGCAGTTCAGACCTACCTCCTAGAGAAAACTCGAGTGGCCTGCCAGGCCTCCAGCGagaggaacttccacatcttcTATCAG ATCTGCAAAGGAGCCAGTGCAGACGAGAGGCTCCAATGGCACCTCCCCGAAGGAGCCACCTTCTCCTGGCTGCCCAACCCAGAGAGGACCTTGGAAG ATTGTTTCGAGGTGACCAGGGAGGCCATGCTTCATTTGGGCATCGATGCCCCCACCCAGAACAACATCTTTCAG GCCCTAGCTGGACTCCTGCACCTCGGCAACATCCAGGTCGCTGACTCCAGGGACGAAGCCCAGCCCTGCCAGCTGATGGACAATGCTAAGT GCTCTGCCAGGACATCTGCCTCGCTGCTGCAGCTTCCAGAAGACCTTCTACTAGAGACACTGCAGATTCGAACCATcagggcaggcaggcagcagcagGTGTTCCAGAAGCCCTGCTCCCGGGCTGAGTGTGACACCCGCAGAGACTGTCTGGCCAAACTGGTCTATGCACG GCTGTTTGACTGGCTGGTGTCGGTGATCAACAGCAGCATCTGTGCAGACCCCGACTCCTGGACCACTTTCATAG GCTTGCTGGATGTGTACGGGTTTGAGTCGTTTCCCAACAACAGTCTGGAACAATTGTGTATCAACTACGCCAACGAGAAGCTGCAGCAGCACTTCGTGGCTCACTACCTCAGGGCTCAGCAG GAGGAGTATGCGGCTGAGGGCCTGCAGTGGTCATTCGTCAACTACCAGGACAACCAGACCTGTTTGGATCTCATTGAGGGGAGCCCCATCAGCATCTGCTCCCTCATGAACGAG GAATGCCGCCTCAATCGGCCAAGCAGCGCAGCCCAGCTCCAGACACGCATCGAGAGCGCCCTGGCGGGCAGCCCCTGCCTGGGCCACGACAAGCTCAGCCAGGAGCCCAGCTTCATTGTGGTGCATTACGCAGGGCCTGTGCGGTACCACACCGCGGGCCTGGTGGAGAAGAACAAG GACCCCGTTCCCCCGGAGCTGACCAGGCTCCTGCAGCAATCCCAGGACCCCCTGCTCAAGGTGCTGTTTCCTCCTGACCCCGAAGAGAAGTCCCAGGAGGAGCCCTCTGGCCAGAGCAGGACCCCGGTGTTGACCGTGGTGTCCAAGTTCAAG GCCTCCCTGGAGCAGCTTCTGCAGGTCCTGCATAGCACCACGCCCCACTACATCCGCTGTATCAAGCCCAACAGCCAGGGCCAGGCACAGATGTTCCACCCGGAGGAG GTCCTGAGCCAGCTGGAGGCCTGCGGCCTCGTGGAGACCATCCACATCAGCGCTGCTGGCTTCCCCGTCCG GGTCTCTCACCGGAACTTCGTGGAGCGGTATGAGTTACTGAGGCGGCTCCGTCCTGGCACAGCCCCCAGCCAGTCTGCAGATGAAGGGCACTCAG AACGGTCTCCGCGCACTGAGCAGGCCACGCTGCAAGCCCTCTTCCAGGACATCCTCCACACTCTGCCAGCCCTGGCTCAGGCAGCGGCCACACCAGGTGACCGAGCCGAGGCCACGCCTGCCCCGGTGCACTGCGGCAGGACCAAGGTGTTCATGACCGACTCCACG CTGGAGCTTCTGGAACGCGGGCGTGCCCAGGTGCTGGAGCAGTGCGCCCGCTGCATCCAGGGCGGCTGGAGGCGACACCAGCGCCGCAAgcaggagagacagaggcaggctGCTGTGCTCATCCAGGCAG CCATCCGTTCCTGGTTGACTCGGAAGCACATCCAGAGGCTGCACGCAGCTGCCACAGTCATCAAGCGCGCGTGGCAGAAGTGGAGG ATCAGAATGGCCTTCCTTGCTTCTAAAGAACTGGATGGTGTGGAAGAAAAACACTCATCTCAAGCTCCCTGTTCCCCGAGTTCCCTCTCACTgccccaggcacagagcaggcTCCCAGGAGGAGCAACTCGACTCTGGCCCCTGGGCCTGGTCCTGGCCAACGCGGCTGTGGGAGTCCGTGGCTTTCAGAGGAAACTGGTGGTCTTCGCCTGCCTCCAGCTCCCCGTGGGCACCCCCAGCAGCTATACCATCCAGACAGCACAAGACCAAGCCGGGGTCATGTCCATCCGGGCACTGCCTCAG GGCTCAATAAGATTTCGCTGCAGAAAGTCTCCACTGCGCTACGCTGACATCTGCCCCCAGCCTTCACCTGACAGTGTCACTGGCTTTAATCAGATCCTGCTGGAAAGACACAAGCTGGGCCACGTGTGA
- the MYO19 gene encoding unconventional myosin-XIX isoform X3 — protein MRQQVNGHGSGSDAHSGGESLREELQEFLGGEALLHQLDDLTQVNPVTLETVLRCLQARYSADMFYTNAGCTLVALNPFKPVPQLYSTELMQEYHAAPQPQKLKPHIFTVGEQTYRNVKSLMEPVNQSIVVSGESGAGKTWTSRCLMKFYAVVAASPTSWESHKIAERIEQRILNSNPVMEAFGNAGTLRNNNSSRFGKFIQLQLNRTQQMTGAAVQTYLLEKTRVACQASSERNFHIFYQICKGASADERLQWHLPEGATFSWLPNPERTLEEDCFEVTREAMLHLGIDAPTQNNIFQALAGLLHLGNIQVADSRDEAQPCQLMDNAKCSARTSASLLQLPEDLLLETLQIRTIRAGRQQQVFQKPCSRAECDTRRDCLAKLVYARLFDWLVSVINSSICADPDSWTTFIGLLDVYGFESFPNNSLEQLCINYANEKLQQHFVAHYLRAQQEEYAAEGLQWSFVNYQDNQTCLDLIEGSPISICSLMNEECRLNRPSSAAQLQTRIESALAGSPCLGHDKLSQEPSFIVVHYAGPVRYHTAGLVEKNKDPVPPELTRLLQQSQDPLLKVLFPPDPEEKSQEEPSGQSRTPVLTVVSKFKASLEQLLQVLHSTTPHYIRCIKPNSQGQAQMFHPEEVLSQLEACGLVETIHISAAGFPVRVSHRNFVERYELLRRLRPGTAPSQSADEGHSAPGPLVDLAAVSRLRRLLGRPLSPERHWAAKGGQSLRTVSAH, from the exons ATGCGCCAGCAG GTTAATGGCCACGGTTCAGGCTCTGATGCCCACAGTGGCGGAGAGTCCCTCAGAGAAGAGCTGCAGGAATTCCTGGGCGGGGAGGCCCTGCTGCACCAGCTGGATGACCTCACCCAGGTGAATCCTGTCACACTAGAGACAG TCCTGAGGTGTCTGCAGGCCCGGTACTCAGCAGACATGTTCTACACCAACGCTGGCTGCACCCTGGTGGCTCTGAACCCCTTCAAGCCGGTCCCTCAGCTCTACTCCACGGAGCTGATGCAAGAGTACCACGCTGCTCCTCAGCCCCAG AAACTGAAGCCCCACATCTTCACTGTGGGTGAACAGACCTACAGGAATGTCAAGAGCCTGATGGAGCCAGTGAACCAGTCTATTGTTGTCAGTGGAGAGAGTGGTGCCGGAAAG ACGTGGACATCCCGCTGCCTGATGAAGTTCTACGCTGTGGTGGCCGCCTCACCCACATCCTGGGAGAGCCACAAGATCGCAGAGAGGATCGAGCAGCGCATCTTGAACTCCAACCCCGTCATGGAAGCTTTTG GGAACGCGGGCACACTGAGGAATAACAACAGCAGCCGCTTTGGGAAGTTCATCCAGCTCCAGCTGAACAG AACCCAGCAGATGACCGGAGCTGCAGTTCAGACCTACCTCCTAGAGAAAACTCGAGTGGCCTGCCAGGCCTCCAGCGagaggaacttccacatcttcTATCAG ATCTGCAAAGGAGCCAGTGCAGACGAGAGGCTCCAATGGCACCTCCCCGAAGGAGCCACCTTCTCCTGGCTGCCCAACCCAGAGAGGACCTTGGAAG AAGATTGTTTCGAGGTGACCAGGGAGGCCATGCTTCATTTGGGCATCGATGCCCCCACCCAGAACAACATCTTTCAG GCCCTAGCTGGACTCCTGCACCTCGGCAACATCCAGGTCGCTGACTCCAGGGACGAAGCCCAGCCCTGCCAGCTGATGGACAATGCTAAGT GCTCTGCCAGGACATCTGCCTCGCTGCTGCAGCTTCCAGAAGACCTTCTACTAGAGACACTGCAGATTCGAACCATcagggcaggcaggcagcagcagGTGTTCCAGAAGCCCTGCTCCCGGGCTGAGTGTGACACCCGCAGAGACTGTCTGGCCAAACTGGTCTATGCACG GCTGTTTGACTGGCTGGTGTCGGTGATCAACAGCAGCATCTGTGCAGACCCCGACTCCTGGACCACTTTCATAG GCTTGCTGGATGTGTACGGGTTTGAGTCGTTTCCCAACAACAGTCTGGAACAATTGTGTATCAACTACGCCAACGAGAAGCTGCAGCAGCACTTCGTGGCTCACTACCTCAGGGCTCAGCAG GAGGAGTATGCGGCTGAGGGCCTGCAGTGGTCATTCGTCAACTACCAGGACAACCAGACCTGTTTGGATCTCATTGAGGGGAGCCCCATCAGCATCTGCTCCCTCATGAACGAG GAATGCCGCCTCAATCGGCCAAGCAGCGCAGCCCAGCTCCAGACACGCATCGAGAGCGCCCTGGCGGGCAGCCCCTGCCTGGGCCACGACAAGCTCAGCCAGGAGCCCAGCTTCATTGTGGTGCATTACGCAGGGCCTGTGCGGTACCACACCGCGGGCCTGGTGGAGAAGAACAAG GACCCCGTTCCCCCGGAGCTGACCAGGCTCCTGCAGCAATCCCAGGACCCCCTGCTCAAGGTGCTGTTTCCTCCTGACCCCGAAGAGAAGTCCCAGGAGGAGCCCTCTGGCCAGAGCAGGACCCCGGTGTTGACCGTGGTGTCCAAGTTCAAG GCCTCCCTGGAGCAGCTTCTGCAGGTCCTGCATAGCACCACGCCCCACTACATCCGCTGTATCAAGCCCAACAGCCAGGGCCAGGCACAGATGTTCCACCCGGAGGAG GTCCTGAGCCAGCTGGAGGCCTGCGGCCTCGTGGAGACCATCCACATCAGCGCTGCTGGCTTCCCCGTCCG GGTCTCTCACCGGAACTTCGTGGAGCGGTATGAGTTACTGAGGCGGCTCCGTCCTGGCACAGCCCCCAGCCAGTCTGCAGATGAAGGGCACTCAG CCCCGGGGCCCCTGGTTGATCTTGCTGCTGTTTCTCGTCTGCGGCGTCTCCTTGGGCGGCCTCTGTCCCCAGAAAGGCACTGGGCAGCTAAAGGTGGTCAGAGCCTCAG AACGGTCTCCGCGCACTGA
- the MYO19 gene encoding unconventional myosin-XIX isoform X4, which produces MRQQVNGHGSGSDAHSGGESLREELQEFLGGEALLHQLDDLTQVNPVTLETVLRCLQARYSADMFYTNAGCTLVALNPFKPVPQLYSTELMQEYHAAPQPQKLKPHIFTVGEQTYRNVKSLMEPVNQSIVVSGESGAGKTWTSRCLMKFYAVVAASPTSWESHKIAERIEQRILNSNPVMEAFGNAGTLRNNNSSRFGKFIQLQLNRTQQMTGAAVQTYLLEKTRVACQASSERNFHIFYQICKGASADERLQWHLPEGATFSWLPNPERTLEEDCFEVTREAMLHLGIDAPTQNNIFQALAGLLHLGNIQVADSRDEAQPCQLMDNAKCSARTSASLLQLPEDLLLETLQIRTIRAGRQQQVFQKPCSRAECDTRRDCLAKLVYARLFDWLVSVINSSICADPDSWTTFIGGVCG; this is translated from the exons ATGCGCCAGCAG GTTAATGGCCACGGTTCAGGCTCTGATGCCCACAGTGGCGGAGAGTCCCTCAGAGAAGAGCTGCAGGAATTCCTGGGCGGGGAGGCCCTGCTGCACCAGCTGGATGACCTCACCCAGGTGAATCCTGTCACACTAGAGACAG TCCTGAGGTGTCTGCAGGCCCGGTACTCAGCAGACATGTTCTACACCAACGCTGGCTGCACCCTGGTGGCTCTGAACCCCTTCAAGCCGGTCCCTCAGCTCTACTCCACGGAGCTGATGCAAGAGTACCACGCTGCTCCTCAGCCCCAG AAACTGAAGCCCCACATCTTCACTGTGGGTGAACAGACCTACAGGAATGTCAAGAGCCTGATGGAGCCAGTGAACCAGTCTATTGTTGTCAGTGGAGAGAGTGGTGCCGGAAAG ACGTGGACATCCCGCTGCCTGATGAAGTTCTACGCTGTGGTGGCCGCCTCACCCACATCCTGGGAGAGCCACAAGATCGCAGAGAGGATCGAGCAGCGCATCTTGAACTCCAACCCCGTCATGGAAGCTTTTG GGAACGCGGGCACACTGAGGAATAACAACAGCAGCCGCTTTGGGAAGTTCATCCAGCTCCAGCTGAACAG AACCCAGCAGATGACCGGAGCTGCAGTTCAGACCTACCTCCTAGAGAAAACTCGAGTGGCCTGCCAGGCCTCCAGCGagaggaacttccacatcttcTATCAG ATCTGCAAAGGAGCCAGTGCAGACGAGAGGCTCCAATGGCACCTCCCCGAAGGAGCCACCTTCTCCTGGCTGCCCAACCCAGAGAGGACCTTGGAAG AAGATTGTTTCGAGGTGACCAGGGAGGCCATGCTTCATTTGGGCATCGATGCCCCCACCCAGAACAACATCTTTCAG GCCCTAGCTGGACTCCTGCACCTCGGCAACATCCAGGTCGCTGACTCCAGGGACGAAGCCCAGCCCTGCCAGCTGATGGACAATGCTAAGT GCTCTGCCAGGACATCTGCCTCGCTGCTGCAGCTTCCAGAAGACCTTCTACTAGAGACACTGCAGATTCGAACCATcagggcaggcaggcagcagcagGTGTTCCAGAAGCCCTGCTCCCGGGCTGAGTGTGACACCCGCAGAGACTGTCTGGCCAAACTGGTCTATGCACG GCTGTTTGACTGGCTGGTGTCGGTGATCAACAGCAGCATCTGTGCAGACCCCGACTCCTGGACCACTTTCATAG GAGGAGTATGCGGCTGA